The Euleptes europaea isolate rEulEur1 chromosome 2, rEulEur1.hap1, whole genome shotgun sequence genome has a segment encoding these proteins:
- the UCHL5 gene encoding ubiquitin carboxyl-terminal hydrolase isozyme L5 codes for MAGGGGSAGEWCLMESDPGVFTELIKGFGCRGAQVEEIWSLEPENFEKLKPVHGLIFLFKWQPGEEPAGSVVQDSRLDTIFFAKQVINNACATQAIVSVLLNCTHQDVHLGETLSEFKEFSQSFDAAMKGLALSNSEVIRQVHNSFARQQMFEFDAKSTAKEEDAFHFVSYVPVNGRLYELDGLREGPIDLGACNQDDWISAVRPVIEKRIQKYSEGEIRFNLMAIVSDRKMIYEQKISELQRQLAEEEPMDTDQSSNILSSIQSEVAKYQMLIDEENQKLKRYKIENIRRKHNYLPFIMELLKTLAEHQQLIPLVEKAKEKQNAKKAQEAK; via the exons ATGGCCGGAGGAGGAGGCAGCGCCGGCGAGTGGTGCCTCATGGAGAGCGACCCGGGCGTCTTCACGGAGCTCATCAAGGGGTTCG gttgtaGGGGTGCACAGGTTGAAGAAATATGGAGTCTGGAGCCAGAGAACTTTGAAAAGTTAAA GCCAGTTCATGGGTTAATTTTTCTATTCAAGTGGCAACCAGGTGAAGAACCAGCTGGTTCTGTTGTTCAGGATTCCAGATTAGATACAATATTTTTTGCTAAACAG GTAATAAATAATGCTTGTGCAACTCAAGCCATAGTAAGTGTGCTCCTGAACTGTACCCATCAAGATGTCCACTTAGGAGAAACGCTATCAGAATTTAAAGAATTCTCACAAAGCTTTGATGCAGCG ATGAAGGGCCTAGCATTAAGTAACTCAGAAGTGATTCGGCAAGTCCATAACAGTTTTGCCAG ACAACAAATGTTTGAATTTGATGCAAAGTCAACAGCTAAAGAAGAAGATGCTTTCCATTTTGTCAGTTATGTTCCTGTAAATGGGAGATTATATGAACTTGATGGTCTCAGAGAAGGCCCAATTGACTTGG GAGCATGCAATCAAGATGATTGGATCAGCGCTGTAAGGCCTGTCATAGAAAAGAGAATACAAAA gtATAGTGAAGGTGAAATAAGGTTTAACTTGATGGCAATTGTATCAGACAGAAAAATGATATATGAACAGAAAATTTCAGAGTTGCAGAGACAACTAGCTGAG GAAGAGCCCATGGATACAGATCAGAGCAGTAATATACTAAGCTCTATTCAGTCAGAAGTTGCCAAATACCAGATGTTAATTGATGAAGAAAACCAAAAGTTGAAAAGATACAAG ATTGAAAATATTAGAAGAAAACATAACTACCTGCCTTTCATCATGGAATTGCTGAAGACTTTAGCTGAACACCAACAATTAATCCCACTTGTAGAAAAG gcaaaagaaaaacagaatgcGAAGAAAGCTCAGGAGGCCAAATGA